The Corynebacterium suranareeae genome window below encodes:
- a CDS encoding glutamyl-tRNA reductase yields the protein MSVLIVGMSHRSAPVALLERLSMDDSVRGETTQALLGRASLSEALIVSTCNRLEVYTVTSSFHTGVNDVVEVLHEVSGVDIETLRGYLYVRYADAAAEHMLVVTSGLDSMVLGEQQIIGQVRTAYQVANECGSVGPALHSLTQTALHTGKRVHTETAIDDAGASMVSFAVDRALVQMGLDPEAEAPLAGKTALVLGAGAMSSLAATHLGRAGISSLIMANRTLERAERLAQHSMEAGVPAHVVDYDQRASVYGDVDVIISATGAGEFTVKPADIPAGSELMLIDLSMPRDIDDACADLPGVDLVNIERLHKVSREGGAGVTPSEQEALKIVREELDSFTSEQRIRDIVPAVSALRKQAASVGSDELDRLRMRTPGISDTEWVEVEKTVRRVVDKLLHEPTVRVKELAARSGSISYESALQELFGLDAPASTAAPATTAVNASELPDAGIVAVVNAPSATQTRE from the coding sequence GTGAGTGTACTCATCGTAGGGATGTCGCACAGGTCTGCTCCTGTAGCGCTTCTTGAACGTCTGAGCATGGATGATTCGGTACGTGGTGAAACAACTCAAGCGCTTTTAGGAAGGGCATCGTTAAGCGAAGCTCTCATTGTCTCTACGTGTAACCGTCTAGAGGTTTACACCGTCACCAGTAGTTTTCACACTGGTGTCAATGATGTGGTGGAGGTTCTGCATGAGGTTAGTGGCGTAGATATTGAAACGCTGCGCGGATATCTTTATGTTCGTTATGCCGACGCAGCTGCAGAACATATGTTGGTGGTTACCTCAGGTTTGGATTCGATGGTTTTGGGGGAGCAGCAGATCATCGGCCAGGTTCGTACGGCGTATCAGGTGGCTAATGAATGCGGTTCGGTGGGGCCAGCGTTGCATTCTTTGACTCAAACGGCGTTGCACACTGGAAAGCGTGTGCATACGGAAACTGCCATTGATGATGCAGGTGCATCGATGGTGTCTTTTGCTGTTGATCGCGCATTAGTGCAGATGGGATTGGATCCAGAAGCAGAAGCACCACTAGCTGGCAAAACTGCATTGGTGTTGGGGGCAGGTGCGATGAGCTCTTTGGCTGCTACCCATCTTGGTCGTGCGGGGATTTCTTCTTTGATCATGGCTAATCGAACCTTGGAACGCGCCGAACGCTTGGCGCAGCATTCAATGGAAGCAGGGGTTCCAGCCCACGTTGTGGACTATGACCAGCGAGCTTCTGTCTACGGCGACGTTGATGTGATTATCTCTGCTACTGGTGCCGGGGAATTTACCGTAAAACCAGCTGATATTCCGGCAGGATCTGAACTGATGCTGATCGATCTCTCCATGCCTCGTGATATTGATGACGCCTGCGCAGATCTGCCCGGTGTTGATTTGGTCAACATCGAACGTCTCCACAAAGTCTCACGTGAAGGTGGGGCAGGGGTAACTCCAAGCGAGCAAGAAGCCCTAAAGATTGTTCGAGAAGAATTAGATTCTTTTACCTCCGAGCAACGCATCAGAGATATTGTTCCGGCGGTGTCAGCACTTCGGAAACAAGCAGCATCTGTGGGCAGCGATGAATTAGATAGACTCCGCATGCGCACTCCTGGAATCTCGGATACAGAGTGGGTGGAGGTGGAGAAAACAGTGAGACGAGTCGTCGATAAGCTTCTTCATGAACCCACTGTGCGCGTGAAGGAACTGGCTGCCCGGTCCGGCAGCATCTCATATGAATCAGCTCTGCAAGAGCTGTTCGGGTTGGATGCGCCTGCGAGCACCGCGGCGCCTGCGACAACGGCGGTCAACGCGTCAGAATTGCCGGATGCGGGTATCGTCGCTGTTGTGAATGCACCTTCTGCCACACAAACGAGGGAATAA
- the hemC gene encoding hydroxymethylbilane synthase, protein MTLKIGTRGSKLATTQAGTIRDQLKYFGRDAELHIVTTPGDVNMSPVERIGVGVFTQALRDVLHAGECDVAVHSMKDLPTAADPRFHLVVPTRADSREALIARDGLTLAQLPEGAKVGTSAPRRISQLKAIRPDLEILPLRGNIDTRMGKVTSGELDAVMLAYAGLTRVGMQDRATEVFDADVIMPAPAQGALAIECRADDTETVRALNMLMHADTFVSAVAERTVLNRLEAGCTAPVAAHATLGGYSGDTMTLTAGVFALDGSDQLVFTAEGDGARPEELGELVAQQLIDAGAPDLLGERS, encoded by the coding sequence ATGACCTTAAAAATTGGTACTCGAGGATCAAAGCTAGCCACCACACAAGCTGGCACCATCCGTGATCAGCTGAAATACTTTGGGCGCGATGCGGAGCTGCACATCGTGACCACTCCTGGTGATGTGAATATGTCACCAGTTGAGCGCATCGGTGTCGGCGTTTTTACCCAAGCGCTGCGCGACGTCCTCCACGCGGGTGAATGCGATGTGGCTGTGCATTCCATGAAAGACCTGCCGACCGCCGCAGACCCTCGATTCCACCTGGTCGTGCCAACCCGCGCAGATTCCCGTGAAGCACTCATCGCCCGCGACGGCCTGACCTTGGCGCAACTGCCAGAAGGTGCCAAAGTGGGCACATCCGCGCCGCGACGCATTTCTCAACTCAAGGCAATCCGCCCTGACCTGGAGATTTTGCCACTGCGCGGAAATATCGACACCCGCATGGGCAAAGTCACCTCCGGCGAACTAGACGCCGTCATGCTCGCCTACGCAGGCCTGACCCGCGTGGGCATGCAGGACCGCGCAACCGAAGTTTTCGACGCAGACGTCATCATGCCCGCCCCCGCCCAAGGTGCCCTCGCCATCGAATGCCGCGCCGATGACACCGAAACCGTCCGCGCACTCAACATGCTCATGCACGCCGACACATTTGTCTCCGCAGTCGCAGAACGCACCGTACTCAACCGACTCGAAGCAGGCTGCACCGCACCTGTTGCAGCTCACGCCACCTTAGGCGGATACTCCGGCGACACCATGACCCTTACCGCAGGTGTCTTCGCCCTCGACGGCTCCGACCAACTCGTCTTCACCGCAGAAGGCGACGGCGCCAGGCCAGAAGAGCTCGGCGAACTCGTTGCCCAACAGCTTATCGACGCCGGCGCCCCAGATCTGCTCGGCGAGCGCAGCTAA
- a CDS encoding LysR family transcriptional regulator, protein MHLNQLEFFIAVAQHGQINRAAEELLISQPALSRQISALEKSVGAPLFERHSRGVSLTKAGEILHEEALRTLSRMQSVVDEIQSGEHLITSIKIGVPPGIPIDWLRTQLIDLGPEIRISLIESPTDDQLKLLKQRELDIALCRRQSEAFATTLVHKQELGIVIRCDSELHQQLVGRDNATLFDLEGLRVLAHSRGEVRIQEEILKNAMLAAGVNATWIFRKFGQYSSLIADLVKADVALTTEESARTNFPSWRWVPLEAEDASGNDLIVRTWITWNPQPSPAVRDLIQKFIDAI, encoded by the coding sequence ATGCATCTCAACCAGCTCGAATTCTTCATCGCCGTAGCCCAACACGGCCAAATCAACCGCGCTGCTGAAGAATTATTAATTTCCCAACCCGCACTAAGTCGACAAATTTCCGCCTTAGAAAAATCAGTCGGAGCACCACTTTTCGAACGCCACTCCCGAGGCGTATCCCTCACCAAAGCCGGCGAAATCCTCCACGAAGAAGCACTACGCACTCTCAGCAGAATGCAATCGGTCGTCGATGAAATCCAATCAGGCGAACACCTCATAACCAGCATCAAAATCGGCGTCCCACCCGGAATCCCCATCGATTGGCTACGCACACAACTAATTGATTTAGGCCCAGAAATTCGCATCTCACTGATCGAATCCCCCACCGACGATCAGCTAAAACTACTCAAACAACGAGAATTAGACATAGCCCTTTGCCGCCGCCAAAGCGAGGCTTTCGCCACCACCCTGGTACACAAACAAGAACTAGGCATCGTCATCAGATGCGATTCCGAACTTCACCAACAGCTCGTAGGCAGAGACAACGCAACACTCTTTGACCTCGAAGGACTACGCGTGCTGGCCCACTCCCGCGGCGAAGTCCGAATCCAAGAAGAAATTCTTAAAAACGCCATGCTCGCCGCCGGAGTCAACGCCACCTGGATCTTCCGGAAATTTGGCCAATACAGCTCACTTATCGCAGACCTCGTCAAAGCAGATGTTGCCCTCACAACAGAAGAATCCGCCCGCACAAACTTCCCCAGCTGGCGGTGGGTCCCCCTCGAAGCCGAAGACGCCTCCGGAAATGACCTTATTGTTCGAACTTGGATCACATGGAACCCCCAACCCTCCCCAGCAGTCAGAGATTTAATCCAAAAATTCATCGACGCAATCTAA
- a CDS encoding MFS transporter codes for MSEQLQGVTHSETTPGKTPKRAALSSWIGSALEYYDFAVYGTAAALVLNHLFFPADTSPGIAILAAMGTVGVAYVVRPLGALIMGPLGDRYGRKFVLMLCLFLIGASTFAVGSLPTFEQAGYLAPALLVLCRVIQGLSASGEQSSAISVSLEHADEHRRALTASWTLHGTQFGTLLATAVFIPFTLFLSEDALMSWGWRVPFWLSAVVVLVAFLIRRGLQEPPAFRENKEAVAGGPSPLAMTLRYHKAAVARVAVAAMINSVNVVFTVWALSFATNIVGLDRSTVLLVPVVANLVALIAIPLSGMLADRIGRRPVFIIGAVGAGLAMNGYLGAIYAGNWTMIFFMGVLMSGLLYSMGNAVWPSFYAEMFPTSVRVTGLALGTQIGFAVSGGFVPVIASALAGEQGDQWVKVAIFVGVTCVISALVAMTAKETKSLTLDEIDALHTARSEAADLAAGAAATTAQTVQKEKEALH; via the coding sequence ATGAGCGAACAACTTCAGGGTGTAACGCACTCCGAGACGACTCCGGGCAAGACGCCTAAGCGAGCAGCACTGTCCAGCTGGATTGGCTCTGCTCTTGAATACTACGATTTCGCCGTTTATGGAACGGCGGCGGCGTTGGTGCTCAACCACCTCTTCTTCCCAGCAGACACTTCACCAGGTATCGCCATCTTGGCGGCAATGGGTACCGTGGGTGTTGCTTATGTGGTGCGCCCACTTGGTGCACTGATCATGGGTCCTTTGGGTGACCGATACGGACGTAAATTTGTCCTCATGCTGTGCCTTTTCCTCATCGGTGCTTCCACTTTCGCAGTGGGTTCTTTGCCTACCTTCGAACAGGCCGGTTACCTGGCGCCTGCACTTTTGGTGCTGTGCCGTGTGATTCAGGGACTTTCTGCTTCAGGTGAGCAGTCCAGTGCGATCTCCGTGTCTCTTGAGCACGCTGATGAGCACCGACGCGCGCTGACTGCCAGCTGGACTCTGCATGGAACTCAGTTTGGTACGTTGCTTGCTACCGCAGTCTTCATTCCATTTACCTTGTTCCTCAGCGAAGATGCGCTGATGTCATGGGGTTGGCGCGTACCATTCTGGCTGTCCGCTGTGGTTGTTTTGGTTGCTTTCCTTATTCGTCGTGGACTTCAGGAGCCACCAGCTTTCCGTGAGAACAAGGAAGCTGTTGCAGGTGGACCATCTCCACTGGCTATGACCTTGCGCTACCACAAGGCTGCGGTTGCTCGCGTTGCTGTTGCTGCGATGATCAACTCTGTCAACGTTGTGTTCACCGTGTGGGCTTTGTCTTTTGCTACCAACATTGTTGGTCTGGATCGTTCAACAGTGCTGTTGGTTCCAGTTGTGGCTAACTTGGTTGCCCTGATTGCGATTCCTCTGTCTGGCATGTTGGCTGACCGCATTGGTCGTCGCCCAGTGTTTATTATCGGTGCCGTTGGTGCTGGTTTGGCAATGAATGGTTACCTTGGTGCTATTTACGCCGGTAACTGGACCATGATCTTCTTCATGGGTGTCTTGATGTCCGGTCTGCTGTACTCCATGGGTAACGCAGTGTGGCCATCGTTCTACGCAGAGATGTTCCCAACTTCTGTTCGCGTTACCGGACTGGCACTTGGAACCCAGATTGGTTTCGCAGTATCTGGTGGTTTCGTCCCAGTTATCGCATCTGCGCTTGCAGGTGAGCAGGGTGATCAGTGGGTTAAGGTCGCAATCTTCGTTGGCGTTACTTGTGTGATCTCCGCGCTGGTGGCAATGACCGCGAAGGAAACCAAGTCACTGACCTTGGATGAGATCGATGCTTTGCACACCGCCCGCAGTGAAGCCGCTGACTTGGCTGCTGGTGCAGCAGCCACCACCGCTCAGACCGTACAGAAAGAAAAGGAAGCTTTGCACTAA
- the qsuB gene encoding dehydroshikimate dehydratase QsuB yields MRTSVATVCLSGTLAEKLRAAADAGFDGVEIFEQDLVVSPHSAEQIRQRAQDLGLTLDLFQPFRDFEGVEEEEFQKNLHRLEAKFQLMNRLGIEMILLCSNVGTATINDDDLFVEQLRRAGDLAAKYNVKIAYEALAWGKFVNDFEHAHAIVEKVNHDCVGTCLDTFHILSRGWATDAVENIPAEKIFFVQLADAPKLAMDILSWSRHHRVFPGEGDFDLVKFMVHLAKTGYDGPISLEIFNDSFRKAEVGRTAIDGLRSLRWLEDQTWHALNPEDRPSALELQALPEVAEPAGVDFLEIATGRLGETIRVLHQLGFRLGGHHCSKQDYQVWTQGDVRIVVCDRGATGAPTTISAMGFDTPDPEAAHARAELLRAKTIDRPHIDGEVDLKGVYAPDGVELFFAGPSPDGFPEWLPEFGVDKQETGLINGIDHVNFAQPWQHFDEAVLFYTALMALETVREDEFPSPIGLVRNQVMRSPNDAVRLLLSVAPEDGEQGDFLNAAYPEHIALATDDIVAVAQRARKRGLDFLPVPENYYDDVQARFDLPEEFLDTLKENNLLYDRDEHGEFLHFYTRTLGTLFFEVVERRGGFAGWGETNAPVRLAAQYREVRDLERGIPS; encoded by the coding sequence ATGCGTACATCCGTTGCCACAGTTTGTTTGTCTGGAACGTTAGCTGAAAAGCTTCGTGCTGCAGCAGATGCTGGATTTGATGGCGTAGAAATCTTCGAGCAAGACTTGGTGGTTTCGCCTCATTCAGCAGAGCAGATTCGTCAGCGTGCGCAGGATTTGGGATTAACCCTGGATCTTTTCCAACCGTTTCGTGATTTCGAAGGTGTTGAAGAAGAAGAGTTCCAAAAGAACCTGCACCGCTTGGAAGCAAAATTCCAACTGATGAACAGGCTGGGCATCGAGATGATTTTGTTGTGCTCCAATGTGGGCACAGCAACCATTAATGATGATGACCTTTTTGTCGAGCAGCTTCGCCGTGCAGGTGACTTAGCTGCCAAGTACAACGTCAAGATTGCTTATGAAGCGTTGGCGTGGGGAAAGTTCGTCAACGATTTTGAGCACGCACATGCCATCGTGGAAAAAGTTAACCATGATTGCGTGGGCACCTGCTTGGATACGTTCCATATTCTTTCACGCGGTTGGGCAACCGATGCTGTGGAAAATATTCCGGCAGAAAAAATCTTCTTTGTGCAGCTTGCTGATGCACCAAAGCTGGCCATGGATATTTTGTCCTGGTCGCGTCACCACCGAGTATTCCCTGGCGAAGGCGACTTTGACCTGGTGAAATTCATGGTTCACCTAGCCAAGACTGGTTATGATGGCCCAATTTCCCTGGAAATCTTCAACGATTCTTTCCGCAAGGCAGAGGTAGGACGCACTGCCATTGATGGGCTGCGTTCACTGCGCTGGTTGGAAGATCAAACCTGGCACGCACTAAACCCAGAGGATCGCCCCAGTGCCCTGGAATTACAGGCACTTCCAGAAGTCGCAGAACCAGCAGGGGTGGATTTCTTAGAGATCGCCACTGGACGCTTGGGTGAAACCATTCGAGTTCTCCACCAGTTGGGATTCCGCCTTGGTGGACATCACTGCAGCAAGCAGGACTACCAAGTGTGGACTCAAGGTGATGTTCGCATTGTGGTGTGTGACCGTGGAGCCACGGGTGCACCAACCACGATTTCCGCAATGGGCTTTGATACCCCTGACCCGGAGGCTGCTCACGCACGAGCTGAATTACTACGTGCAAAGACCATTGATCGCCCTCACATTGATGGCGAGGTGGATCTCAAGGGGGTCTATGCGCCGGATGGCGTAGAGCTCTTTTTCGCAGGCCCGAGCCCCGATGGATTCCCCGAGTGGCTGCCGGAGTTCGGCGTCGATAAGCAAGAAACTGGTTTGATAAACGGGATTGACCACGTCAATTTCGCACAACCGTGGCAGCATTTCGACGAAGCCGTGCTGTTTTACACCGCGCTGATGGCGTTGGAAACTGTGCGCGAGGATGAGTTCCCGAGCCCCATTGGTTTGGTGCGTAACCAGGTGATGCGTTCGCCGAATGATGCTGTGCGCTTACTGCTCAGCGTCGCCCCAGAAGACGGTGAGCAGGGCGATTTCCTCAACGCGGCCTACCCAGAGCACATTGCGTTGGCAACCGATGACATCGTCGCGGTAGCTCAGCGAGCACGCAAACGCGGATTGGATTTCCTGCCTGTGCCTGAGAATTACTATGACGATGTGCAGGCACGATTCGATCTTCCGGAGGAATTCTTGGACACGCTCAAGGAAAACAACCTGCTGTATGACCGCGATGAGCACGGCGAATTCCTCCACTTTTATACCCGCACGCTGGGCACATTGTTCTTCGAGGTGGTTGAGCGCCGCGGCGGTTTCGCGGGCTGGGGCGAAACTAACGCGCCGGTGCGGTTGGCAGCGCAGTATCGTGAAGTGCGGGACCTCGAGCGGGGCATCCCAAGCTAA
- the aroQ gene encoding type II 3-dehydroquinate dehydratase: MSGKILLLNGPNLNMLGKREPEIYGHDTLEDVVALVTAEAAKHGLEVEALQSNHEGELIDALHKARGTHIGCVLNPAGLTHTSVALLDAVKASELPTVEVHISNPHAREEFRHHSFISLAAVSVIAGAGIQGYRYAVDILANL, from the coding sequence ATGTCTGGAAAAATTCTCCTTCTCAACGGCCCCAACCTCAACATGTTGGGCAAGCGCGAGCCTGAAATTTATGGACACGACACGTTGGAAGACGTCGTCGCGCTTGTTACTGCAGAAGCCGCAAAGCACGGACTTGAGGTGGAGGCGCTGCAAAGCAACCACGAAGGTGAGCTCATTGATGCGCTGCACAAAGCCCGCGGCACCCACATTGGTTGTGTGCTCAACCCTGCGGGGCTGACTCACACCTCGGTGGCATTGCTCGATGCGGTGAAGGCTTCTGAGCTTCCTACCGTTGAGGTGCACATTTCCAATCCGCATGCGCGTGAAGAGTTCCGCCATCATTCCTTCATTTCCCTAGCTGCGGTTTCCGTGATCGCTGGCGCAGGCATCCAGGGCTACCGCTATGCGGTGGATATCCTGGCAAATCTTTAA
- a CDS encoding quinate/shikimate dehydrogenase (NAD+): protein MHNTILLGLIGEGLDLSRTPAMHEAEGLAQGRATVYRRIDTLGVRASGRDLKTLLDAAISLGFNGLNITHPYKQAVLPLLDEVSEQATQLGAVNTVVIDAEGRTTGHNTDVSGFGRGMEEGLSNAKLDSVVQVGAGGVGNAVAYALVTHGVQKLQVADLDTSRAQALADVINDAVGREAVVGVDARGIEDVIAAADGVVNATPMGMTAHPGTAFDVSCLTKDHWVGDVVYMPIETELLKAARALGCETLDGTRMAIHQAVDAFRLFTGLEPNVERMRETFLSL, encoded by the coding sequence ATGCACAACACTATTCTTCTTGGCCTGATCGGAGAGGGCCTCGATCTCTCCCGCACCCCCGCAATGCACGAGGCGGAGGGTCTCGCGCAGGGGCGTGCGACGGTGTACAGGCGCATCGATACGCTCGGGGTGCGCGCTTCCGGGCGTGATTTAAAGACGCTTCTCGACGCCGCCATCTCTCTTGGCTTCAACGGCCTCAACATCACCCACCCGTACAAACAAGCAGTGCTCCCACTGCTTGATGAAGTCTCTGAGCAGGCAACTCAATTGGGCGCAGTCAACACTGTGGTCATTGATGCCGAAGGCCGTACCACTGGTCACAACACCGATGTTTCTGGTTTTGGCCGTGGCATGGAAGAAGGACTTTCCAACGCAAAGTTGGATTCTGTTGTGCAGGTTGGTGCAGGCGGAGTGGGCAACGCGGTAGCATATGCCCTGGTCACCCACGGTGTGCAAAAACTACAGGTCGCTGACTTGGATACTTCCCGAGCACAAGCACTTGCTGACGTTATCAACGACGCTGTCGGCCGCGAAGCAGTCGTAGGTGTAGATGCCCGCGGAATCGAAGACGTCATCGCCGCAGCCGACGGTGTTGTTAACGCAACCCCGATGGGAATGACAGCTCACCCAGGCACCGCCTTTGACGTTAGTTGCCTAACCAAGGACCACTGGGTTGGCGATGTCGTGTATATGCCTATCGAAACCGAACTTCTCAAGGCCGCACGCGCCCTGGGCTGCGAAACCTTGGACGGCACCCGCATGGCAATCCACCAGGCTGTCGACGCCTTCCGGCTCTTCACCGGCCTTGAGCCAAACGTAGAGCGCATGCGAGAGACATTCCTGTCCCTCTAA
- a CDS encoding ribosomal protein bL12 has translation MFGRKDVNLSALEARVAALERRLAEQDQIIAQLGGDSSTPLSLQRPQSGLHPEVVALLQQGKKIAAIKRHRELTGAGLKEAKETVEASKYY, from the coding sequence ATGTTTGGCAGAAAAGACGTAAACTTAAGTGCCCTGGAAGCCCGCGTTGCTGCCCTTGAACGCAGACTAGCTGAGCAAGATCAGATCATTGCTCAGCTAGGGGGTGATTCTTCGACTCCACTTTCGCTGCAAAGACCACAATCAGGGTTGCATCCTGAAGTTGTGGCGCTCCTGCAGCAGGGTAAGAAGATCGCGGCGATCAAACGTCACCGTGAACTTACCGGGGCAGGGTTGAAGGAAGCGAAGGAAACGGTCGAAGCGTCGAAATATTACTAG
- a CDS encoding ABC transporter ATP-binding protein: protein MSSINLRDLSVRFRDGSFGLRDINLEINPEEFVVLIGPSGSGKTTMLRTLAGFVQPSSGNVYIGGQNMTHVPPERRGMGMVFQQHAVWPHMSVAKNVGYPLARKGEKGASISKRVERTLALVGLEGFGRRKPASLSGGQRQRVALARAIIADPTVLLLDEALSALDEPLRDALRRELVSLTRREGLTTVHVTHDRAEAISIADRIVMLGDGRIHQVATPAELLSAPATADVARFIADATVLSGTIKGGKVVCAELDLSWDLSAVQAIDEVAEGDGVDIAIPPQSLSIGGSSVHAEITSVLFQVTSYSVTATTQSGHNFRLSISGQVPKIGETIQLMVRNPLVYRAF, encoded by the coding sequence GTGTCTTCGATTAATTTGCGTGATCTCAGCGTGCGTTTTCGCGACGGATCTTTTGGGCTGCGAGACATTAATTTAGAGATCAATCCGGAGGAGTTTGTGGTGCTCATCGGCCCATCAGGGTCTGGTAAAACCACGATGTTGCGCACTCTAGCTGGGTTTGTGCAGCCAAGTAGCGGAAATGTGTATATTGGTGGCCAAAACATGACTCATGTGCCACCTGAACGCCGCGGGATGGGGATGGTTTTCCAGCAGCATGCAGTGTGGCCACATATGTCGGTGGCTAAGAATGTGGGATATCCGCTGGCACGAAAGGGAGAGAAGGGGGCGTCGATAAGCAAGCGCGTTGAACGCACGCTTGCCCTAGTTGGGCTTGAGGGGTTCGGCAGGCGCAAACCTGCCAGCCTTTCCGGCGGGCAAAGGCAGCGTGTGGCGCTTGCGCGCGCGATTATCGCGGACCCTACAGTGCTGCTTCTCGACGAGGCCCTCTCCGCCCTCGACGAGCCTTTGCGCGATGCTTTACGACGCGAACTTGTCAGTTTGACCCGGCGCGAAGGCCTCACCACAGTGCATGTGACTCACGATCGCGCTGAAGCCATCTCCATCGCAGACCGAATCGTTATGCTTGGCGACGGCAGAATCCATCAGGTAGCCACCCCCGCCGAGCTGCTTTCTGCTCCCGCAACCGCCGATGTTGCCCGATTCATCGCAGACGCAACCGTCCTCAGCGGCACGATCAAAGGCGGAAAAGTGGTGTGCGCGGAGCTGGATTTATCGTGGGATCTAAGCGCGGTGCAAGCGATCGATGAGGTGGCGGAAGGTGACGGCGTTGATATTGCGATCCCGCCACAATCGTTGAGCATCGGTGGTAGCTCGGTGCACGCAGAAATCACGTCGGTGCTCTTCCAGGTGACGTCCTATTCTGTCACTGCAACGACTCAAAGTGGGCACAATTTCCGACTATCCATTTCCGGCCAGGTGCCAAAAATTGGGGAAACAATCCAGCTGATGGTGCGTAATCCGTTGGTGTACCGAGCGTTTTAG
- a CDS encoding ABC transporter permease, translating into MQLTQPALSLMRLGVWLIVAGVFITPLALVVGLALGGNQLPTLLDSGLGQALWNSTYTTFLSALGATVVGTLMALTLDRTNVFGRTALRLFLLSPLLIPPFIGAIAWLQLFGRNQGINRFFGTDVWDIYGADGVTFLLIVHSYPTVYIIVSAALRQLPGDLEQAARISGAHTFTVLRTITVPLLKPALLSAFTLTAVANLADFGIPALLGSPARFETLATMIYRFMESGTVSNPLQVVSTIGIVLLFLGIAAVTADYVVSLYASSKLQDAGQSYRFELKQSRIPVSALTWIIALVITAAPLLGLAYRALLPAPGVPFTLNTITLNNFAAALNNPRVIEGFSNSLMLSLGAALICGVLGWLIGVLITRTTHFANVPLTLLVLLPTALPGMIIGVGWLILGRYTDLYNTPWVILGAYVCAFTALVVQAVRGPLSQAPEAIEEAARISGAGRLKSIMDTTAAMAIPAAFAGAVLVAVTAVRELTVSILLIAPGTTTLGVQVFNLQQAGNYNQASALSLMFAILGIVALTLTVRSQKEF; encoded by the coding sequence ATGCAGTTAACTCAGCCAGCTTTATCATTGATGCGCCTTGGAGTGTGGCTGATTGTCGCGGGTGTGTTTATCACCCCGTTGGCATTAGTGGTGGGCTTGGCATTAGGTGGTAATCAACTTCCCACGCTTTTAGATTCCGGCTTGGGCCAAGCTTTGTGGAATTCCACCTACACCACATTTCTTTCTGCGTTGGGTGCCACCGTCGTTGGCACTTTAATGGCCCTTACTTTGGATCGCACGAATGTTTTTGGCCGCACTGCTCTGCGGTTGTTTCTGCTGTCTCCGCTGCTGATTCCACCTTTTATTGGGGCAATTGCATGGCTGCAGTTATTTGGAAGAAATCAAGGAATCAACCGTTTCTTTGGCACGGACGTGTGGGATATTTACGGCGCTGATGGCGTGACATTTTTGTTGATCGTGCATTCCTACCCCACGGTGTACATCATTGTCTCTGCAGCATTAAGGCAACTTCCGGGAGATTTGGAACAAGCAGCCCGGATCTCTGGGGCACACACTTTCACCGTGTTACGCACCATTACTGTGCCGCTGCTCAAACCAGCGTTGTTATCAGCCTTTACCCTCACTGCAGTGGCCAATTTGGCCGATTTCGGTATTCCTGCGTTGCTTGGGTCCCCGGCACGTTTTGAAACCCTAGCCACCATGATTTATCGATTCATGGAATCAGGCACGGTCAGTAACCCTTTGCAGGTGGTCTCCACCATTGGCATCGTGTTGTTGTTTTTAGGCATCGCGGCTGTCACGGCAGACTATGTGGTGTCTTTGTATGCCTCTTCAAAACTGCAGGATGCTGGGCAATCGTATCGCTTTGAACTTAAACAATCCCGCATTCCAGTCAGCGCGCTCACCTGGATCATCGCGCTTGTGATCACCGCTGCCCCGCTGTTAGGACTCGCTTACCGGGCACTCCTCCCCGCCCCCGGCGTGCCTTTTACTCTAAACACCATCACGCTGAACAACTTTGCAGCCGCATTGAACAATCCTCGAGTCATTGAAGGTTTCAGCAACTCACTCATGCTCTCTCTCGGCGCAGCCCTTATCTGCGGCGTGCTGGGCTGGCTAATTGGCGTGTTGATCACCAGAACCACCCACTTTGCCAACGTACCTTTAACCCTTCTGGTGCTTCTCCCCACTGCATTGCCTGGAATGATCATCGGCGTGGGGTGGCTCATTTTGGGCAGGTACACCGATCTCTACAACACACCCTGGGTGATTTTGGGTGCTTATGTATGTGCATTTACCGCCCTTGTTGTCCAAGCAGTGCGCGGCCCCCTCAGTCAAGCCCCAGAAGCAATCGAGGAAGCAGCACGAATCAGTGGTGCAGGCAGGCTCAAATCAATCATGGACACCACCGCAGCAATGGCCATACCCGCAGCTTTCGCAGGCGCAGTGCTCGTCGCTGTCACTGCAGTCCGCGAATTAACCGTGTCCATCTTGCTGATCGCGCCGGGTACCACCACTTTGGGTGTGCAGGTGTTTAATCTGCAGCAGGCGGGCAATTACAACCAGGCGTCAGCGTTGTCGTTGATGTTTGCGATTCTAGGTATCGTCGCGCTCACGCTGACGGTACGCAGCCAGAAGGAGTTTTAA